CTCCTGAAACAACTGCAGCAGAAAATCGCCATCAGTGATATCCCCCCTGACAAACCGATAGTTCGGATTGCTCTCAACATCGCGAAGATTGGCAAGGTTTCCGGCATAAGTCAACTTGTCAAGATTGGTAATCGTATACGAGGGATAACTCTTCAGGAAATGGCGGACAACATGTGACCCGATAAAACCTGCCCCTCCTGTAATCAAAATATGCATAAGTGTAACTGTTTGGTTAGAGTTGCCAATCCCGCTCTCATCCTTTATTCGCTCCATGCTGCAACTTCTCAAGCATGGCAGCCAGCGATACCCGCCAGTACGGAATTTCAAGCTTCCACTCATCCTTTATAGCCGACTTGTTCAGAACGCTATAATGCGGTCTCTCGGCAATCTGGGGATACTGACTGCTTTCGACCGGCACCACCCTGCAGGGCAGTTCAGCCAACTCCATGATCGCCTGGGCAAAATCATACCAGGAGCAAACCCCTTCATTTGAATAATGATAGCGTCCTGCGTAGTGGTTATTCTTGTCGTACCGCTCAAGCATTGAAACAAGAGCGCCTGCAAGATCAGCCGCCCAGGTTGGCGTACCAATCTGGTCAGCCACAACGTTCAGCGTCGAACGCTCGGCGCCAAGACGCAACATCGTCTTGACAAAGTTGGCGCCATAGATCGAATAGAGCCATGAGGTACGGATAATCCAGTGAGAAGGCGCAATATCGCGGATACGCTCCTCCCCTTCCCATTTCGACACACCGTAAACACCAAGCGGAGTAGCGGGATCAGTTTCCCGATAAGGAATATGCGACTTGCCATTAAAAACATAATCAGTTGAAATGTGCACCAGAAGAGCATTGCGCTCCTTTGCACAGGCCGCAAGCACGGCAGCACCATCCCGGTTCACCCTGAATGCCGCATCAACATCCGACTCCGCCTTGTCCACAGCCGTATATGCCGCACAATTGATGATCACCTCTATCTCATGCTCACGGCAAAGCTCAGCAACACGCTCGGGAGAGGTAATATCGAGATCAGGAAGGTCATAGAAAAAAAAACGGTGGTTGTCAGAGCGGGTTGAGAGTTCCTGCAACTCAGAACCAAGCTGACCCCGACTGCCGGTAACAAGAATATTCATAAAAAAATGAAAGTTGAAGGTGACAATCAGAGCGCTGAAGCCTTGAGACAGCGTACTGTTACGAGTTCAACCCAAGACCGAGAATCAAGATATAAAAATGAGAGCGAAAAAGATACTCATTACTCCTTGGATATCGACCTCTTTCTCTGCCCTCCAGCTCCCTCATCAGCAGCGTAGCCATCGGTGATCTGGAACAAGAGAGGCGCTGAAGAGGCGAAGCGGATTGTTACGCTCTTCTGCAGTTGCGCACCAGTTCATGAACGCCACGCTTTCACGCCTGAGCACTATCCACATTGGCGGCCTCGCTTGCATCAGCAGAGCAACGAGATAGTAAAAGCGGTGCTCCACAATCACAAAAATATTAGCAGGAAAGAGTATTATTATCTTGTATTTATGCGTAACTTTAACTGTTATTTGACTCTATTGAGGAACAAAGGTCTGTACAGCTTAACGATGCCCATACTTTCAAAAAGAAAGATCCGGTTTGAATTGTCTTGTATGGTTTTAGGCTGATCGGTATAAATCGGGATGATACTGCCATTATATCTCATTTTAAAACAATTATTTAATTGGCTTATCGGAATAATTTTGAAGTCGTCTTATACAGAAAGGAGCGTCTGGTTTTTCCGAAATATGCTGATCGTCTCAACAATGTTAGACCACGATGAGGAAAATGTCACAAATGGATACAGAGAGCACACAAAACACTTCGCAGAACGAATCAAAGCACATGGAAACTCGCATTGAGGACTTGAAATGGGGTATTGGCTTGTTTGCAGGCGTATTGAGTTTGTTAGTCGCTGGTCTATCTATAATGGTCGGGTTGAATCTATCGTCTGAAAAGTCTTCTTTAGACACTTTGAAAAACGAACTCCGGACAGAGGTACGCGAATATCTTGGAAAATCCTCAAAACCAAATCTTGTTCTTATGGGAGTTGACGGACGGGAACTCCAAGGGGAAACGGTGGATGCATGGTTGGCGCCAAACGAAAAAGGTGCTCAGATACACTTTTCTTGGGTTATTAAAAACGTAGGCAAAGGACGTAGCGGTAAAATATTCGCGAGATTTTACTCTTCCAATGTGCTTTTTCCAGACCCAGATGTCGAAGGAACGGGGTACAAATTCTCCACATTTATTGAACCCAGTAAGTTCCAACCTTCCGAAGTGTTTGGAGGAGCTTCTGTTCTGTACACGGCAAATTTAGGTGTTGACGAATCGATGCAATCTCTTGATAGCAAACCAGAGATTCTTGTCAGGCTATTTTACGGTGATGGGCAGTCTGTTGATGCCAAATTCAGAGTAAGACAAAAGAAATGACTGTGTCTAACAAGGAAAATCCAACTGACGCGCAAAGACGGCTTAGCTTGGTCGTTAGAAGGAGTAAAAAGAAAGGTTCAATGGCGTAGCAGCTCTGCGTCTATCCCGGCAACAGCAGCAGCTTCTTCAGCACTCATTCCCTTTTCTACCAATCGGTTGGCAACTTCAAGTTTTCCTTCAATCCGTCCCTCCTCCTTGCCCTCCATCCGACCGAGACCATAGTTTGATTCTACAAGACTGGCCTCATAACGCAGGTCATCCTGATAACGGGCATAGGCTAACTGCTCTTCTTCCGGCATACTCATGAGGGAAAAAGATTGTTTTGCTTTCTGAATTCCCTTGGCTTTGAACTCATCCTTGATCTCTTCGTTTTTGAGAAAGTAGATCCACTCGTCAAGTGATGTTGTGGCCATCCGGTTAAAGTTATTGATCCTGATCAGGTAGTATTCAGGATAAATGTGGTTGATCTGACTCTTGCCGAACTGCTTCTGCTGGCTGATATTGAGTTGCAGTTTGTCATGGTCATGGGTCCCCGTGAAGCTGGTGGTACCATGATAGATGTAGTCGGTGCCGTGGCCGAGATCAAAGTAGAGGATATTGACAGAGATAACCTTGACCAGTTTGGCATAGGCTTCGCCCTCTTTTTGATGTTCAGTGATGACCCGTGAAGTGCCGTAAAGCATCCGCTGCAGATAATCAAGTTCCCGCTCAAACTGTACTTCAATAATGATAATTTCGCCCTTTCTGTTTTTTACCTTGAGGTCAACACGGTTGAATTTGTCGCTTCTCCTCTCCTTGTTGCTTTCGCTTTCGAGAATGTCAAGGACAAGAATGTCTTCGCCGAGAAGCTCGCTTAAAAAACCTTCAAGAATCTCAAAGTTGGCTTTGCTCCGCAGCAGGCGCTTCATTGCCCAGTCGAAAGTGATCAGTTTTCGGGATGATCGGGTACTCATGGCTTTACAGTTCACAGGTTACAAGTTGAGGAGAGGCGCATACCCCTCTCTTCTATAGTACGTTTTTTATTCTTGTACAAAAAAGCGTGTTCTCATTTATGCCATAGCAGCCGATGCTCCTGTTCTGCAGCGGAAGTTCCGTTTATCAAGAATGGAGTCCGGAATAGAAATCAACGGAAACCCTTAAAATAAAACAAGGTAGATCATTATGGCCGATACTGCTGCCTGAGGGAAGTTGCGACTGTTATGTGCATTGTCGATATTGAAGGCGGTGCACTCTCTGTTGCATTTGTTGAAGAGGCGGATGGTGACTTTTTCCTGATGACTCTGTTTTCAGAGAGAGAGCACAGAACGCACTTGAAAAAGAGACTCTTTGCCAGTCACTCATAGAATGAAATACTGCTGGATTGCCGTTATTGTTTCTGGAGCTGCGGCTGCGCGTCTATGGCTCCTTTTCAGCACTGAGCTGGTGCCGGGAATCAACGGAGCCTATTACCTCATACAGGTACGCGCATTACTGGAACGGCAAGAACTTGCGCTGCCTGATCTGCCACTCGTTTTTTACTTTGAGGCGCTCCTCGCCGGATTGCTGCAAAGGCTGACGGGTAATGGAATTAATGAAAGTGTACTTCTCGCGGTAAAACTTATCGATGGTATTCTCCCTGCGTTTGCAGCGTTACCGATCTTTTTCCTGCTTGAACGTTGGAACCTTAACGCTATGGCTCCACGCTGGATCTCCGCACTCGGGGCCTTGCTTGTGGTCATGTGCTTTCCTGCGCTAAGCGTGGTCGGAGATTTGCAGAAGCATTCACTCGCCCTTGCCTTGCTTGCCGCATTGCTCTGGCAGATTAATGCCTGGATGAAGAGGCCATCGGCAGCTCATCTCCTTGGAATTGGACTCTCTGGTGCACTGATTGCATTGACACATATTGCCGTATTTGGAGCAACAATGCTTTTGCTTGCAGGTATTTTTCTCGCATCCCTCTTCGTTCGAAAGCGATTTCCGTGGAAAGCACAGCATCCGCTGGTTGTTGCTGCCATCGTTGTTCTTGTCATGATTGTCGGGGCTGTTTGGTGGCGGTTCGATGCTCAACGTCTGTATCGCCTGTTCTCTGTGGTGTCTAACCTGGCAAACCTGGTGCAGAATGGGGCGTTCATGCCTGGGGCTACAGGCGTACCATCTCCAATAACCTCATACCTGCTCTGGTTTTTTGAGCTACTGGCGGCTTTTGGAATTGTGAGCATAATCTGGAGAAAACGCCAGCAGTTGCCGATTGAGGTTATCTCTATTGTTACAGGAGCCACGCTTTCCATCCTCGCTTTGACTATGCCGTTATTCTCTCAGGATATGGCTCTGCGGCTGGCGCTTATTGCTGTTTTGCCAGGTATACTGGTTCTCTGCTTCGCAATGCAACAGATCAGCAACCGCTGGTTACGTAACATTCTTGCGTTGGGAGTCGCACTTGTGCTTCTTCTGCCAAGTGGATCACTTGTAGTCAACGGCGGGCAGGCTATGCTCTCTTCAGCCGCTATGCAGGAACTGAAAAGCCTGTCGGCGCTTGTTCACTCACCGGCAAAAACATTGATCATTGCGCCCCACGGTCTTGAGTGGTGGACGGCATGGACATTAGGGACAAAAATCAGCAACCCTGACGCTGTTGAAATTTCAGACTGCCGCAACTATGCCGAAGTGTTCGTTATCGAACAAAAGCAATGGTTTCTCCACCGGATGCCACCACCACCACTCATCAGGAGTGCAAGGACAATACCTGCCGTCAGTGAGATTGTCCATGATGGAAAATATTTCAAACTTATCCGGGCGGATATAGCACACAACCTGACCCGGCAGGGCAAGGAATGACAAAGACAAAAAAAGAGGCCACTCATACCTTGCACTGCTTTTTTCGTGACCAGATTACCGGGCTGAAACCCCTGCGCTACTTCAAGGCCTTCAGCTTTGTGACCGCCATTTTTCCCGCCTCAATCAGCTTGTTCCGCACGGTTTCATTGTTGTTGTTGCCTGCTCCGATCTGGATGTAGTAACCATCGGCGAGAGTAGAGAGGCCACCGGTTGCAAAGAACGCTTCGTCTCCTACTCCCTCGACATCCTTTCTCATACCTTCGAAATTATCCTTCAGACTCTTGTAGATCGAAGCGGAAGTGATGCCCTGAGGCGGCATGAAGGCGTCCTGGGTCAGCACAACCTGCAGGAATTGCGTAGACTGGGTATCTACCGGGTTGTACAGGCAGAGTTTCTGGCCAACTACCTGATTGTCGGTTTTTTCTGCAGGCTTGACGGCCTCGCCGAGCATGGTTTCCGCATCCTTTGCTGTAATGAGATCACAGGGTTCGATGATTTTTGATGCCTGCTGCTGTACCGTGGCGTTTTCGCTGCCGGTTTCAGGTTGCCCGGGGGAATTGCCGCTGCATCCGGGCAACAGCAGGAACAGGCAGAGTGGAAGTATGCGGATGATGTGTGCAGGTCGCATGAGATCGAATAATAAAAAGTTTACGTAGTGGATGAACGAAAAACTGTTATGATATTATAAAATAATAGTTTATATTGTTATTTCATGGTCAAAGATATTTGACGGACCCTGAGCTAAAGCGTAATAATACCCCATTAGAAGCATTTTTGATAGAGAAAAGGTGTTGCAGGGTGCCCTCAAAGAGAAACAGACTCCAAACTTCGTTTTTTGAAATCCACTATGCGTAGCGTCATCAACCACCAAATGATGTTCGGTCGTACCGATATTTCTGCCATTGTTTTCGATCCGAAATCACGAGATGATATCCCAAAAATCTTGAGGGGCCTTCAGGGCATCTACACCGACGAGGAGTTGCGCAAGCGTGTTTTTGCCATCCTCGAAGAGGTTCGTCCTGAACGGAAAAAAGGAGAAGGAAAAGCTGACCCAAACACAGGGCGTCCCGGTATGGAGCAATGGGCAATTTTGGTACTGGGTGTCGTTCGACTGGGAATCAACGCTGATTACGATCGGCTTCATGAATTGGTCAATCACCACGATACGCTTCGCCAGATGCTTGGTCACAACGATTGGACTGATAAAACATCTTATGAACTCCAGACCATCAAAGATAATGTCCGACTGTTTACCCCCGAATTGCTTGATCGAATCAACCAGGAAATTGTCCGTGCAGGTCATACGTTAGTAAAAAAAAAGAGGAAGAAAATTTCCCTTTAATGGCCCGAGGTGATTCGTTTGTGGTGGAAACCAACGTTCACTTTCCTGCTGATACAAGCCAGTTGTTCGATGCCATTCGCAAAGCCATTGAGGTCTGTGCGAAATGGTCTTTTGATGAAGGATTAAGTCAATGGCGCCAATACGATCATAACATCCGGCATATCAAAAGAATGCGTCGTATTGTGCAACAGCTCAAGCACTCGACATCAAAAAAGCCGGAAAAGAAAGCTCTCAAAGATCAACAAATAAAGCAAGCACTCCTCGATTACCTTGCGGCAGTCGATTATCAGTTACAACGGGCAGTGCGTACCGGCGCAGAACTGGGTGGCTTAAATCCGTTGCGGCTCAGCCAGCTTAACGGCTATATTGCTCATGCTGAGGTACAAATGGGGCAAATTCGTCGTCGGATAAATGACGAGGTTATTCCGCATGCGGAGAAAGTCTTTTCAATTTTTCAGCCACACACCGAGTGGATCAGTAAAGGCAAGGCGGGAGTGCCGGTTGAGTTGGGATTACGGGTCTGTATTATCGAAGATCAGTATCGTTTTATCCTGCATCATCAGGTCATGGAAAAAGTTGTCGATAGCGACATCGCAGTGTCCATTATCGAAGAGACCAAGCAACGTTTTCCAAACTTGCGATCGATCAGCTACGACAAAGGCTTTCATAGCCCGGATAACCAACGCGACCTGAAAGCGCTTCTTGAAAAAGTTGTTATGCCGAAAAAAGGCAAGCTCTCAAAAATCGACAAAGCTCATGAATCCGAGCCGGAATTCAGGAGACTGCGACGGCAGCATTCGGCAGTTGAATCAGCAATCAACGCACTTGAGGTTCACGGCTTGGATATATGCCCTGATGATGGCATCAAAGGATTCAATCGCTATGTTGCCCTTGCAGTGCTGGCTCGCAACATTCATCGTTATGGAGCACTCTTGTACAAGCAGGATGCGAAGCGACATCGAGGGCCCTACAAAAAAGCTGCCTGAGTTCTCTCCCCAAAAAAAGAGTTTTTTACCAATTCGCAGGGAGAGATCCGTTCGTTATGACGCTTCCTGGAGCAAAATTCGGTAGT
The DNA window shown above is from Pelodictyon phaeoclathratiforme BU-1 and carries:
- the rfbD gene encoding dTDP-4-dehydrorhamnose reductase → MNILVTGSRGQLGSELQELSTRSDNHRFFFYDLPDLDITSPERVAELCREHEIEVIINCAAYTAVDKAESDVDAAFRVNRDGAAVLAACAKERNALLVHISTDYVFNGKSHIPYRETDPATPLGVYGVSKWEGEERIRDIAPSHWIIRTSWLYSIYGANFVKTMLRLGAERSTLNVVADQIGTPTWAADLAGALVSMLERYDKNNHYAGRYHYSNEGVCSWYDFAQAIMELAELPCRVVPVESSQYPQIAERPHYSVLNKSAIKDEWKLEIPYWRVSLAAMLEKLQHGANKG
- a CDS encoding Rpn family recombination-promoting nuclease/putative transposase, yielding MSTRSSRKLITFDWAMKRLLRSKANFEILEGFLSELLGEDILVLDILESESNKERRSDKFNRVDLKVKNRKGEIIIIEVQFERELDYLQRMLYGTSRVITEHQKEGEAYAKLVKVISVNILYFDLGHGTDYIYHGTTSFTGTHDHDKLQLNISQQKQFGKSQINHIYPEYYLIRINNFNRMATTSLDEWIYFLKNEEIKDEFKAKGIQKAKQSFSLMSMPEEEQLAYARYQDDLRYEASLVESNYGLGRMEGKEEGRIEGKLEVANRLVEKGMSAEEAAAVAGIDAELLRH
- a CDS encoding ISNCY-like element ISPph5 family transposase (programmed frameshift); the protein is MRSVINHQMMFGRTDISAIVFDPKSRDDIPKILRGLQGIYTDEELRKRVFAILEEVRPERKKGEGKADPNTGRPGMEQWAILVLGVVRLGINADYDRLHELVNHHDTLRQMLGHNDWTDKTSYELQTIKDNVRLFTPELLDRINQEIVRAGHTLGKKKEEENFPLMARGDSFVVETNVHFPADTSQLFDAIRKAIEVCAKWSFDEGLSQWRQYDHNIRHIKRMRRIVQQLKHSTSKKPEKKALKDQQIKQALLDYLAAVDYQLQRAVRTGAELGGLNPLRLSQLNGYIAHAEVQMGQIRRRINDEVIPHAEKVFSIFQPHTEWISKGKAGVPVELGLRVCIIEDQYRFILHHQVMEKVVDSDIAVSIIEETKQRFPNLRSISYDKGFHSPDNQRDLKALLEKVVMPKKGKLSKIDKAHESEPEFRRLRRQHSAVESAINALEVHGLDICPDDGIKGFNRYVALAVLARNIHRYGALLYKQDAKRHRGPYKKAA